One Alteromonas sp. KC3 DNA segment encodes these proteins:
- a CDS encoding sensor histidine kinase: protein MASTAVGIAPLLYFVALSVETKILIISGVLVLSGFCFYTLTKPIDKNLKALNVGLLNFKDGEYSSTLACTSSDEFGELCALFNATAETLRKEKQWLHQRELMLDKVLQTSPDVLLLVNSDNRIVFSNYQARHFFNAAHRLEGELIDTLLTQKPSALGDMMNNRQEGLFTLPLEDKGVETWHIAKGTFLLNNQSHKLFILKQMTRELNRQEVSVWKKVIRVISHELNNSLGPISSLLHSGKIVSNQNSDPRLVRVFDTIEERIAHLNQFVQGYGKFAKLPVPVFDTISWDDVLAQLAQQYPFKLSMPEPVDLKADAIQLEQLLINLLKNAHESGSAPDDVELVITQNTSQVVIEVLDKGKGMSESVMANALVPFYSTKATGSGLGLALCREITDAHRGHLVIQNRQNDGLCVRVVFEKIRDRRASIP from the coding sequence ATGGCATCTACCGCCGTTGGTATTGCGCCTTTGTTGTATTTCGTTGCTTTGTCGGTTGAAACCAAAATTCTGATTATAAGTGGTGTACTTGTGTTGAGCGGTTTTTGTTTTTACACACTTACAAAGCCCATTGATAAGAACTTGAAAGCGCTTAATGTAGGGCTACTTAATTTTAAAGACGGTGAGTATTCATCAACATTGGCGTGTACCTCTTCTGATGAGTTTGGCGAGCTTTGCGCCTTATTCAACGCAACTGCCGAAACGCTAAGAAAAGAAAAACAGTGGCTTCATCAGCGGGAACTTATGTTAGACAAAGTACTACAAACGTCTCCTGATGTGTTGTTACTTGTAAATAGTGACAATCGAATAGTGTTTAGTAATTACCAAGCGAGACACTTTTTCAACGCGGCCCATCGCTTAGAAGGTGAGTTGATTGACACGCTTTTGACACAAAAGCCAAGCGCACTTGGCGATATGATGAACAACCGTCAGGAAGGGCTATTTACACTACCGCTTGAAGACAAAGGTGTTGAAACGTGGCATATCGCAAAGGGGACATTCTTACTGAATAACCAATCACATAAGCTCTTTATTTTGAAACAAATGACACGGGAGTTGAATCGACAAGAGGTATCGGTTTGGAAGAAGGTTATTCGCGTAATAAGCCATGAGCTCAATAACTCACTCGGTCCAATCTCCAGTCTGCTACATAGTGGGAAGATAGTGAGTAACCAAAATAGTGATCCGCGTTTGGTTCGGGTGTTTGACACTATTGAAGAGCGTATTGCCCACCTAAACCAATTTGTGCAGGGATACGGAAAATTCGCCAAACTTCCGGTACCAGTATTTGACACCATTAGCTGGGATGATGTCTTAGCGCAATTAGCGCAGCAGTATCCATTTAAGTTGTCTATGCCAGAACCCGTTGATTTAAAAGCCGACGCCATCCAATTAGAGCAGTTGCTCATTAACTTGCTAAAAAATGCCCATGAATCGGGGAGTGCACCTGACGATGTGGAATTAGTGATTACACAGAATACATCGCAAGTCGTGATCGAAGTGTTGGATAAGGGCAAAGGTATGTCTGAGAGCGTAATGGCGAATGCCCTAGTGCCATTTTATTCGACTAAAGCGACAGGAAGTGGATTAGGGTTAGCATTATGCCGCGAGATTACTGATGCGCATCGTGGACATTTGGTGATACAAAATAGACAAAATGACGGGTTATGTGTTCGCGTCGTGTTTGAAAAAATAAGGGATAGACGGGCGTCTATCCCTTAG
- a CDS encoding glycoside hydrolase family 13 protein, with translation MKLSTINRQWWKEGVVYQIYPRSFQDSNGDGIGDLRGIIQRLDYIASLGIDIVWLNPIYQSPNYDNGYDISDYRNIMDDFGTMRDFEEMLEGFHQRGIKVVMDLVVNHSSSEHEWFKASRASRDNPYRDYYHWWPAEKGTPPERWSYFDEEGSAWAFDEQTNAYYLHYFDKTQPDLNWENPTVRREIFDMMHFWFKKGIDGFRMDVITFISKHDGYPIFEGVHGDKMIDVYASGPRLHEFLHEMNREVLQHYDIMTVAEGPGTNLSNIHDLVDEDRQELNMNYHFEHVELGLDARKIVNSDHKNLVKFKKIMSDWATAFDEKGWGTQWHTNHDFPRQVSWFGDDTPEHREQSSKLLSTFLLTMRGTPYYYMGDELAMTNAKFESIDDYNDLMTINWYNLTLAEGGDAQKLLESHKLSGRDNARTPFQWDDSPNAGFSSATPWLKVTENYAEINAAEQETRDNSPLNYFRALTKLRKDHLCLVYGAYELLLADHECIYAYTRTLDSDVILVLLNYASSAQTAYLPNELQYGQVLINNANTIEKVEGGIRLKPWQAIVLKIK, from the coding sequence ATGAAACTTAGCACTATCAACCGTCAATGGTGGAAAGAAGGTGTGGTGTATCAGATATATCCTCGCAGCTTTCAAGACTCAAACGGCGATGGAATTGGTGATCTTAGAGGCATCATTCAGCGACTCGACTATATCGCATCCTTAGGCATAGACATTGTCTGGCTCAACCCTATTTATCAGTCACCTAATTACGATAATGGCTACGACATATCAGATTATCGCAACATAATGGATGACTTTGGCACCATGCGCGACTTCGAAGAAATGCTGGAAGGATTCCATCAACGAGGTATCAAGGTGGTTATGGATCTTGTGGTAAATCACTCAAGCAGCGAGCACGAATGGTTTAAAGCCTCACGGGCTTCACGAGACAATCCTTACCGCGATTATTATCACTGGTGGCCAGCTGAAAAAGGAACTCCACCGGAGCGTTGGTCGTATTTTGATGAAGAAGGCAGCGCGTGGGCGTTCGACGAGCAAACTAATGCGTACTATTTGCACTACTTTGATAAAACGCAGCCGGACTTGAACTGGGAAAACCCAACTGTACGCAGAGAAATTTTCGACATGATGCACTTTTGGTTTAAAAAAGGCATTGATGGGTTCAGGATGGATGTTATTACGTTTATCTCTAAGCACGACGGTTACCCGATATTTGAAGGTGTGCATGGAGATAAAATGATTGACGTATATGCCAGTGGTCCTCGTCTTCATGAATTTTTGCACGAAATGAACCGGGAAGTACTGCAACACTACGACATAATGACGGTCGCAGAAGGACCGGGCACTAATTTGTCGAATATTCACGATCTTGTTGATGAGGACCGACAAGAACTCAATATGAATTACCATTTTGAGCATGTTGAACTCGGTCTAGACGCCCGAAAAATCGTGAATAGCGACCACAAAAATCTTGTCAAGTTTAAGAAAATTATGAGTGACTGGGCAACGGCTTTTGACGAAAAAGGCTGGGGTACCCAATGGCATACAAATCACGATTTTCCTCGCCAAGTCTCGTGGTTCGGCGACGACACACCTGAACACCGAGAACAATCCTCAAAGCTGCTTAGTACTTTTCTACTCACTATGCGTGGCACTCCTTACTATTACATGGGAGACGAATTAGCCATGACAAACGCTAAGTTTGAAAGTATCGATGACTACAATGATTTGATGACAATTAATTGGTACAACCTCACATTGGCCGAAGGTGGTGATGCACAAAAGCTACTTGAGTCACACAAACTAAGCGGCCGGGACAATGCGCGAACGCCATTTCAATGGGATGATTCACCCAACGCGGGTTTTTCAAGCGCAACACCGTGGTTGAAAGTAACCGAAAACTACGCAGAGATTAATGCCGCTGAGCAAGAAACGAGAGATAACTCTCCGCTTAACTACTTCCGCGCGCTTACCAAACTTCGAAAAGACCACCTTTGCTTAGTATATGGTGCGTACGAACTGCTACTTGCAGATCATGAGTGTATTTACGCTTACACAAGAACACTGGATAGTGATGTTATTTTAGTATTGCTGAACTATGCAAGTTCTGCTCAAACTGCGTATTTGCCAAACGAACTGCAATATGGACAAGTTCTTATCAACAATGCTAACACCATTGAGAAAGTTGAAGGAGGCATTCGCCTAAAGCCTTGGCAAGCGATAGTACTAAAAATAAAGTAG
- a CDS encoding MFS transporter: MKDSLKPTMSFWQIWNMCFGFFGIQYGFGLQQANLSPIFRYHGAAEHELPILWLAGPVTGLLIQPLIGVISDGTWTRFGRRKPFFMMGALVGSIAVMFMPYVPELWMVVGLFWMLDAAMNTAMEPYRALVGDKVNHQQRPLAYALQTFMVAAGQMLAGLMPLIMIAFGVSIETDGKEIPEVVKYSFIAGVVVILISSTWSFFTTKEIPPEDIAAFRKNQQHKSVGHVFSELLNAMLEMPKSLKAIWWVKLATWFALPLMWQYLSLSIARHVYNAPTPDSPGFVEGTAQVGMAFTIMNIATIVMAFVIVRCVKLIGDANTYALFLLIGGAGFLSMQLTTDLNMTFVCMALIGVGWSAVMTVPFIITADVTPAARVGVYMGLLNAMICLPQILEMVTIGYVYDSLLASDPRNALALSGVLFIIGAGLALRINSKPDHIANQEKVG, from the coding sequence ATGAAAGATTCACTCAAGCCAACAATGAGCTTCTGGCAAATATGGAACATGTGCTTCGGGTTCTTTGGCATCCAATACGGATTTGGTCTGCAACAGGCCAACTTAAGTCCGATCTTTCGTTATCACGGTGCGGCAGAACATGAGCTTCCCATTTTGTGGCTAGCAGGACCAGTTACTGGATTACTGATACAGCCTCTTATTGGCGTGATCAGCGATGGTACCTGGACTCGCTTTGGCCGTCGTAAGCCATTTTTCATGATGGGCGCATTGGTAGGTTCTATTGCTGTTATGTTCATGCCCTACGTACCTGAACTGTGGATGGTTGTTGGGCTATTTTGGATGCTTGATGCTGCCATGAATACCGCGATGGAACCTTACCGCGCCCTTGTTGGTGATAAAGTAAATCACCAGCAAAGACCATTAGCCTACGCGTTACAGACTTTCATGGTGGCAGCAGGGCAAATGCTTGCGGGACTTATGCCGCTGATCATGATTGCATTTGGTGTTTCAATTGAAACTGACGGCAAAGAAATTCCCGAAGTTGTTAAATACTCTTTTATCGCCGGTGTAGTGGTCATACTGATTTCTTCGACATGGTCTTTTTTTACTACCAAGGAGATACCACCAGAAGATATAGCCGCCTTTCGCAAAAACCAGCAGCATAAATCGGTCGGTCACGTTTTCTCAGAGCTATTAAATGCAATGCTAGAAATGCCCAAATCATTAAAAGCAATTTGGTGGGTAAAACTCGCCACATGGTTTGCACTGCCATTAATGTGGCAATACCTCTCATTGTCAATTGCTCGCCACGTTTATAACGCTCCCACACCAGATAGCCCCGGTTTTGTAGAGGGAACGGCACAGGTAGGCATGGCATTTACTATCATGAATATCGCTACTATTGTGATGGCCTTTGTAATTGTTCGCTGCGTGAAACTTATTGGTGATGCCAACACCTACGCGCTTTTTCTTCTAATTGGCGGCGCTGGCTTTTTGTCGATGCAGTTAACTACCGACCTCAATATGACTTTCGTTTGTATGGCGTTGATAGGCGTTGGCTGGTCGGCTGTAATGACGGTGCCCTTTATTATTACTGCTGATGTTACCCCAGCAGCAAGAGTGGGTGTGTACATGGGTTTACTGAACGCCATGATCTGCCTTCCTCAAATTCTTGAAATGGTCACTATCGGCTATGTGTACGATTCTCTTCTAGCCAGTGACCCTCGAAATGCACTAGCGTTATCAGGCGTACTATTCATCATAGGTGCTGGCTTAGCACTTCGCATTAATTCCAAGCCAGACCATATAGCCAATCAGGAGAAAGTAGGATGA
- a CDS encoding DUF3149 domain-containing protein, which yields MLWTMIKDPVVWGSLLGIGIIVGMMMYYTYLFMHNSADEEK from the coding sequence ATGTTGTGGACAATGATTAAAGACCCAGTAGTGTGGGGCTCACTTTTAGGTATAGGTATTATTGTTGGCATGATGATGTATTACACATACCTGTTTATGCACAATAGTGCTGACGAGGAAAAATAA
- the smrB gene encoding endonuclease SmrB, which produces MQGVKPLQQDKIEPDKQVALFNKRQQASTAHLTHSKQLAASFSFSDMYQAALPQEGPMRYCRDGESSHIVKQLRRGDYSPEMMLDLHGLTREMAKAELAALIHSARKSSIDCVSIMHGFGQGVLKAALPHYLVQHPHVRAFHQAPLEYGGQAALLVLIDIPLHNNKR; this is translated from the coding sequence ATGCAAGGCGTAAAACCCCTTCAGCAGGACAAAATTGAACCTGATAAACAAGTCGCGCTATTTAACAAACGCCAACAGGCTTCAACAGCACACCTCACTCATAGCAAACAACTTGCTGCCTCATTTAGTTTTTCAGACATGTATCAGGCTGCTTTGCCGCAAGAAGGACCAATGCGTTATTGCAGAGACGGCGAGTCTTCCCACATTGTTAAGCAACTAAGACGCGGTGATTACTCACCTGAGATGATGCTAGATTTGCATGGTTTAACAAGAGAAATGGCAAAAGCGGAACTGGCAGCACTTATTCACTCTGCTAGAAAATCGTCAATTGACTGTGTAAGCATTATGCATGGTTTCGGGCAAGGCGTTCTTAAAGCCGCCCTGCCACATTACCTTGTACAGCACCCTCACGTAAGAGCATTTCACCAAGCACCACTGGAATACGGCGGACAAGCGGCACTGTTGGTATTAATTGATATCCCGTTGCATAATAATAAACGTTAG
- the prmB gene encoding 50S ribosomal protein L3 N(5)-glutamine methyltransferase produces MTDKFYLEEAIEDLHTLLDMTRWATSRFNDAALYFGHGTDNAWDEATSLVMQALHLPHPILEQVGESVLTSRLTKSEREKIAELVLKRVQTRMPLPYITNEAWFCGMPFYVDERVLIPRSPFAELIQNEFAPFVEIAPSSILDMCTGGGCIAIALAHAYPEAQVDAVDISTDALEVADINIQEHGLSHRVYPIQSDLFSSLEGQRYDLIVSNPPYVDAEDMADLPEEYHHEPELALAAGEDGLELVDIMLKQAPTYLNDGGWLFVEVGNSEVHMNTRFPGLEVIWLEFENGGSGIFAVRKETLVEHFGSKD; encoded by the coding sequence ATGACCGATAAGTTTTACCTAGAAGAAGCCATTGAAGATCTGCATACATTGTTAGATATGACACGATGGGCAACCAGTCGATTTAATGATGCGGCGTTGTATTTTGGTCATGGTACCGACAATGCATGGGACGAAGCGACAAGCTTGGTTATGCAAGCGTTGCATTTGCCACACCCTATTTTAGAGCAAGTCGGTGAAAGTGTACTGACATCTCGGTTAACCAAGAGTGAACGCGAGAAAATTGCAGAGCTTGTACTTAAGCGCGTACAAACCCGTATGCCGCTGCCTTATATCACCAATGAGGCGTGGTTTTGTGGCATGCCATTTTATGTTGATGAACGTGTACTTATTCCGCGTTCGCCTTTTGCTGAGCTGATTCAAAATGAATTTGCGCCGTTTGTGGAAATCGCACCTTCGAGTATTCTCGATATGTGCACGGGCGGGGGCTGTATCGCCATTGCGTTGGCGCACGCCTATCCTGAAGCGCAAGTTGATGCAGTGGACATCAGTACCGACGCGTTAGAAGTGGCGGATATCAATATTCAGGAGCACGGATTAAGTCACCGTGTTTACCCCATTCAATCAGACTTGTTTTCAAGTTTAGAAGGTCAACGATACGACCTTATTGTGTCTAACCCACCTTATGTCGACGCCGAAGATATGGCGGATTTACCTGAGGAATATCACCATGAGCCTGAGCTTGCGCTCGCGGCAGGTGAAGATGGCCTTGAACTGGTTGATATAATGTTGAAGCAAGCGCCCACGTACCTCAATGATGGTGGGTGGTTATTTGTGGAAGTGGGAAATAGTGAAGTGCACATGAATACGCGGTTTCCTGGCCTAGAAGTTATCTGGCTTGAATTTGAAAACGGCGGCTCTGGCATTTTTGCTGTGCGAAAAGAGACACTGGTAGAACACTTTGGTAGTAAGGATTAA
- the aroC gene encoding chorismate synthase — MSGNSFGKLFTVTTFGESHGIAIGGVVDGCPPGLSITEDDLQVDLDRRKPGTSRYTTARREDDEVQILSGVFEGKTTGTSIGLLIKNKDQRSQDYGNIKDRFRPGHADYTYDQKYGSRDYRGGGRSSARETAIRVAAGGIAKKYLKEMHGIEVLGYLSQLGPIAVETVDHNVTNTNPFFCPDASKLEALDEYMRDLKKSGDSIGAKVSVVAKNVPVGLGEPVFDRLDAEIAHAMMGINAVKGVEIGDGFDVINQKGSEHRDTLTPDGFTSNHSGGVLGGISTGQDIEVHMALKPTSSISVPGKTINKDNEEIDIVTKGRHDPCVGIRAVPIAEAMLALVLMDHLLRHRAQNQGIASTTAPIAGKA, encoded by the coding sequence ATGTCAGGTAACAGCTTCGGAAAACTCTTCACTGTAACCACATTTGGCGAAAGCCATGGTATAGCAATTGGCGGCGTGGTAGATGGTTGCCCCCCAGGTTTAAGTATTACTGAAGACGACCTTCAGGTTGACCTTGATAGACGTAAACCAGGCACATCTCGTTACACCACAGCGCGACGTGAAGATGATGAAGTACAAATTTTATCTGGCGTATTTGAAGGTAAAACCACCGGTACCAGCATTGGCCTTTTAATTAAAAATAAAGACCAGCGCAGCCAAGACTACGGTAATATTAAAGACCGCTTCCGTCCAGGTCATGCAGACTACACTTACGACCAAAAGTATGGAAGTCGCGATTATCGCGGCGGCGGTCGCTCCTCTGCACGTGAGACGGCAATTCGGGTTGCCGCTGGTGGTATTGCTAAGAAATACCTTAAAGAAATGCATGGTATTGAGGTACTGGGTTACTTATCTCAGCTTGGCCCAATCGCCGTTGAAACGGTTGACCATAACGTCACAAATACAAACCCATTTTTCTGCCCGGATGCATCAAAACTTGAAGCGCTTGATGAATACATGCGCGACCTCAAAAAGTCGGGCGACAGCATTGGTGCTAAAGTGTCAGTTGTAGCTAAAAACGTGCCTGTTGGATTAGGGGAACCGGTTTTTGATCGCTTAGATGCTGAAATTGCTCATGCCATGATGGGAATAAACGCGGTTAAAGGCGTAGAAATTGGTGATGGGTTTGACGTGATTAATCAAAAAGGTAGTGAGCATCGCGACACTCTAACGCCTGATGGTTTTACATCAAATCACTCTGGCGGTGTGCTAGGGGGCATTTCTACCGGACAAGACATTGAAGTTCATATGGCGCTTAAGCCAACATCAAGCATTTCAGTACCCGGTAAGACAATCAATAAAGATAACGAAGAAATAGATATTGTGACGAAAGGCCGTCACGACCCGTGCGTGGGCATTCGTGCAGTACCTATTGCAGAGGCGATGTTAGCCCTTGTTCTGATGGACCACTTGCTCCGCCACCGCGCACAGAATCAGGGTATTGCTTCAACCACTGCACCTATCGCAGGCAAAGCGTAG
- a CDS encoding MFS transporter, with product MAFRANSSLIILAITYWLYFGQLGVLVPYLGIFLDGRGFSSADIGELFAVITLARILGPGLWAGVADKTGNAIGVMRLGCLLTVLTFSSVLYFDSFWGLTLSFGLMMMFWTAVLPQLEVITMNSVANTKATYGQVRLWGSVGFICLTVMVGKALDSFSTETPVHVSIGVLALLFVSTLFIRAPAQTVSHESAVGSIWAFAKQKPFAVFIFASACLQISFGAYYGFFALYMRDLGYSGQQTGFFIALGVLAEVGIFILARRLISHFGVWNLLFASLALTALRWYAMAAFADYWTVIMLSQLIHALSFGLTHAVSVHFIHLYLPKAYQSRGQAVYISIAFGLGGAFGNYMAGQQWSQGTNAYATFVTAAVFAALGAMSLLLCAKKRFDTAPEH from the coding sequence TTGGCATTTCGTGCTAATTCATCACTTATTATTTTAGCTATTACATATTGGCTGTACTTTGGCCAGCTAGGCGTTCTTGTTCCGTATTTAGGGATCTTTCTAGATGGGCGCGGTTTTTCTTCGGCTGACATCGGTGAGTTGTTTGCGGTCATTACCCTTGCACGTATTTTGGGCCCTGGTTTATGGGCTGGTGTCGCAGATAAAACTGGCAATGCCATTGGTGTAATGCGGCTGGGTTGTTTGCTAACCGTGCTAACCTTCAGTTCAGTGCTGTATTTTGACAGCTTTTGGGGGCTGACCTTGTCATTTGGCCTAATGATGATGTTCTGGACGGCGGTACTTCCCCAACTTGAAGTGATCACCATGAATAGCGTCGCCAATACTAAGGCCACTTACGGTCAGGTAAGACTATGGGGAAGTGTTGGTTTTATTTGTTTGACGGTAATGGTGGGTAAGGCCCTAGATAGTTTTTCAACAGAAACGCCTGTTCATGTCAGTATTGGGGTACTCGCACTTTTGTTTGTCAGTACGTTGTTTATTCGCGCGCCGGCTCAAACGGTTTCGCATGAGAGCGCCGTTGGTTCTATCTGGGCTTTTGCTAAACAAAAACCGTTTGCTGTTTTTATTTTTGCATCTGCGTGTTTGCAAATAAGCTTTGGCGCTTATTATGGATTTTTTGCCTTGTACATGCGTGACTTAGGCTATAGTGGCCAACAAACGGGCTTTTTTATTGCGCTAGGCGTGCTTGCCGAGGTCGGAATATTTATACTCGCACGGCGACTCATCAGTCACTTTGGTGTATGGAACTTATTGTTCGCCAGTCTCGCACTCACTGCGCTTAGGTGGTATGCCATGGCGGCATTTGCTGACTATTGGACAGTGATTATGTTAAGCCAGCTTATCCATGCTTTAAGTTTTGGGTTAACCCACGCGGTGTCGGTCCATTTTATCCACTTATATTTGCCGAAGGCTTACCAGAGTCGAGGGCAAGCGGTATATATCAGTATTGCATTTGGTCTTGGCGGAGCTTTTGGTAATTACATGGCCGGACAGCAATGGTCACAAGGTACCAATGCCTACGCTACGTTTGTGACGGCAGCGGTATTTGCCGCTTTAGGCGCAATGTCATTATTGCTTTGCGCCAAAAAGCGTTTTGATACTGCGCCGGAACATTAA
- a CDS encoding SpoVR family protein — translation MTTDTTANEVKTSSNTTRHLLSDGPDWTFPLIEEYEHHIDRIARKFNLDTYPNQIEVITAEQMMDAYASIGMPLNYSHWSFGKKFIQTEQQYRRGQMGLAYEIVINSDPCIAYLMEENTITMQALVMAHACYGHNSFFKGNYLFKTWTDASSIIDYLVFAKNYIAKCEQKFGFDEVENMLDSCHALMNYGVDRYKRPQKISLQEEKNRQEEREAYLQSQVNELWRTLPESSAHKNKEQIRFPREPQENLLYFIEKNAPLLEPWQREIVRIVRKISQYFYPQKQTQVMNEGWACFWHYHILNQMYDEGLVSDRFMMEFLHSHSSVVMQPEYNSPYYSGINPYALGFSMFMDIKRVCQSPTEEDYKYLPSIAGKDWLETVHFAMQNFKDESFISQFLSPKVIRDFKLFALEDDTEKPFISVSAIHDELGYQTIKEKLSAQYNLSNLEPNIQVHNVDVRGDRSLTLRYIPQRKIPLGDSKDEVMRHLHRLWKFDVRLEQDNGDDGIELIAECRRTPQAE, via the coding sequence ATGACGACAGATACTACTGCTAATGAAGTCAAAACATCGTCAAATACAACTCGCCATTTGTTAAGTGATGGTCCCGATTGGACCTTTCCACTTATTGAGGAATATGAACATCATATTGATCGCATTGCGAGAAAATTCAACCTTGATACCTACCCTAACCAAATAGAAGTGATCACTGCTGAACAAATGATGGATGCCTACGCCAGCATTGGCATGCCACTGAATTATAGCCATTGGTCTTTTGGTAAAAAATTCATTCAAACTGAGCAACAATACCGCCGTGGTCAAATGGGATTAGCCTATGAAATAGTCATTAATTCGGATCCCTGCATTGCCTATTTGATGGAAGAGAACACTATTACTATGCAGGCGCTTGTAATGGCACACGCGTGCTATGGTCATAATTCATTTTTCAAAGGTAACTATTTATTTAAAACCTGGACTGATGCGAGTTCGATTATCGATTACTTAGTATTTGCCAAGAATTATATTGCCAAATGCGAACAAAAGTTTGGCTTTGATGAAGTTGAGAATATGCTGGACTCCTGCCACGCTCTGATGAATTACGGTGTCGACAGATACAAACGCCCTCAGAAAATCTCACTGCAAGAAGAGAAAAATCGTCAAGAAGAACGAGAAGCTTATCTGCAATCGCAAGTTAATGAACTTTGGCGTACTTTGCCAGAAAGCAGTGCTCACAAAAACAAGGAGCAAATTCGATTCCCTCGTGAGCCACAAGAGAACTTACTCTACTTCATCGAAAAAAATGCCCCTCTACTTGAGCCGTGGCAGCGCGAGATAGTGCGCATTGTGCGGAAGATTTCTCAATATTTTTACCCCCAAAAACAAACCCAAGTGATGAACGAAGGCTGGGCGTGCTTTTGGCATTATCACATACTGAACCAAATGTATGACGAAGGTTTAGTAAGCGACAGGTTTATGATGGAGTTTTTGCACAGTCATTCCAGTGTGGTTATGCAACCGGAATACAACAGCCCCTATTACTCGGGTATTAACCCCTACGCACTGGGCTTTTCTATGTTTATGGATATCAAGCGAGTGTGTCAGTCGCCCACCGAAGAAGATTATAAATACTTACCTAGCATAGCTGGTAAAGACTGGCTTGAAACGGTACACTTTGCAATGCAGAATTTTAAAGATGAAAGCTTTATTAGCCAGTTTTTATCCCCTAAAGTCATTCGCGATTTTAAGTTGTTTGCATTGGAAGACGACACAGAAAAGCCGTTTATAAGCGTAAGTGCTATTCACGATGAGCTCGGTTACCAGACAATAAAAGAAAAGCTTTCGGCACAATATAACTTAAGTAATCTAGAGCCGAATATCCAAGTGCATAACGTGGATGTACGAGGCGATCGCTCGCTTACGTTACGCTATATTCCTCAGCGAAAAATCCCGTTGGGAGACTCAAAAGACGAGGTAATGCGTCATCTCCATCGTCTATGGAAGTTTGATGTGCGATTAGAGCAAGACAATGGCGACGACGGTATTGAATTAATAGCAGAATGCAGACGAACACCGCAGGCTGAATAA